A single window of Fervidicoccus fontis Kam940 DNA harbors:
- the cmr6 gene encoding type III-B CRISPR module RAMP protein Cmr6: MKWDESRSPHHNRSRDGNMRKQGSGFDRSREQEGVEERNMHDILNERFKSLVNRNLYSSIVRSILEYYEVTSEKSGEVELTQFYGKIVKHIQQLKSREKTDLNLVNEYLKDVENGLKEACPRVYSLEIETKSRFIVSMKYPYMPLNLGLAIDPYMNVPFIPASSLRGALRMQLSLNNNDISHNNISLLFGKSEGEEGKHPGILSIFDAYPVKAQNGLFEADVITPHYRESDHKIGKREVDYGIGEHESKPNPILFLTVPSGVTFRAFSAVCDELDEQEKQALTKFVGAFKNFREFPLGLGAKTMTGYGVVEVSFIPIKT; encoded by the coding sequence ATGAAATGGGATGAAAGTAGATCACCGCACCATAATAGAAGTAGAGATGGTAATATGAGGAAGCAAGGGAGTGGTTTTGATAGAAGTAGAGAACAAGAAGGGGTAGAGGAAAGAAATATGCACGATATCTTGAACGAACGTTTCAAGAGCCTCGTAAACAGAAACCTGTACTCCTCAATAGTTCGCTCCATATTGGAATATTATGAGGTTACGAGCGAAAAATCTGGCGAAGTAGAATTAACCCAATTTTACGGGAAAATTGTCAAGCATATACAACAACTAAAAAGCAGAGAAAAAACTGACCTGAATCTTGTTAATGAATACTTAAAAGATGTAGAAAATGGACTCAAAGAGGCATGTCCAAGAGTATATTCGCTCGAGATAGAGACGAAGAGCAGGTTTATAGTTTCGATGAAATACCCATATATGCCCCTCAATTTAGGGTTGGCCATCGATCCTTACATGAATGTTCCATTCATTCCCGCTTCTTCGCTACGAGGAGCTCTGAGAATGCAACTGTCCCTCAATAATAACGATATTTCGCATAACAATATTTCGCTTCTGTTCGGCAAAAGCGAGGGGGAAGAGGGAAAGCATCCGGGGATCCTCTCGATCTTCGATGCTTATCCAGTGAAAGCGCAAAATGGATTATTTGAAGCAGATGTTATCACACCTCACTACAGGGAATCTGATCATAAGATTGGCAAAAGGGAAGTTGATTATGGGATTGGCGAACATGAAAGTAAACCCAACCCAATTCTCTTCCTGACTGTTCCCAGCGGGGTTACATTCAGAGCGTTCTCAGCTGTATGCGATGAGCTTGACGAGCAGGAAAAACAGGCACTCACAAAGTTCGTAGGAGCCTTCAAGAATTTCAGAGAGTTCCCGCTTGGTTTGGGAGCGAAAACTATGACAGGATATGGAGTAGTCGAAGTGAGCTTCATCCCTATAAAAACATAA
- a CDS encoding adenosylcobinamide amidohydrolase, with translation MAKVIDESSDFLLIDLEGELMSLSTSGCPKVYERARYLAFKRVPKGFEHVDLDEYCREVSRSLGVDIEETALFFTAVDLRNYSKGSYSHRGVKAEAFVTYGVDSPSCFEERRREIGTINVAVIVEKPMSRVGLLDLFRTVSEIKGMSISLGGPMCPSHSSVGTASDATMVASPQGDESFGGIATDVGISASLALLEAISQQIASIPLTFNFCPMS, from the coding sequence ATGGCAAAAGTAATTGATGAGAGCAGCGACTTCCTTCTCATAGATCTCGAAGGAGAGCTCATGTCTCTCTCTACTTCAGGCTGCCCGAAGGTATATGAAAGAGCGAGATATTTAGCCTTCAAGAGGGTGCCGAAAGGCTTCGAGCATGTTGATCTAGATGAATACTGCAGAGAGGTATCGAGGAGCCTCGGAGTTGATATCGAGGAAACAGCCCTTTTCTTCACTGCAGTGGACCTGAGGAATTACTCGAAGGGATCATACAGCCATAGAGGAGTGAAAGCTGAGGCGTTCGTAACCTATGGCGTTGACTCACCATCATGCTTCGAGGAAAGAAGGCGGGAAATTGGGACGATAAACGTCGCAGTAATAGTAGAGAAGCCCATGAGCAGGGTTGGGCTCCTCGATCTCTTCAGGACAGTCTCTGAGATAAAGGGCATGTCGATATCGCTCGGAGGTCCTATGTGCCCCTCTCATTCCTCAGTAGGAACGGCATCCGACGCAACAATGGTAGCATCTCCTCAAGGCGATGAGAGTTTTGGTGGGATAGCTACGGATGTAGGCATCTCTGCTTCTCTAGCGCTTCTCGAGGCGATCTCCCAGCAAATTGCATCGATACCCCTGACCTTTAACTTTTGCCCCATGTCATGA
- the csa3 gene encoding CRISPR-associated CARF protein Csa3 — translation MKKSVIFTVGFDPKFIFKTILEQPDADLFIAVINNDKNEKVLKALDEITTFIKEYVERSVEVWEIDFSSPHEAFHEISKRLLDLEESSIIIDVSSGMRLIGIITLGAAIASVDPYRLQIRIWTEDLKGRYDISFLTYITVKPFLSSLSLRVLDLISRKEALTLDDISRELGKSKPTVFRSVKLLRQLGLITPEKRGRKDLYKLTPKGMVISRAFRNVLPSEGEKNHSDGVD, via the coding sequence ATGAAGAAATCGGTCATTTTCACCGTTGGATTCGATCCGAAATTCATATTCAAGACGATTCTAGAACAGCCTGATGCAGATCTCTTCATAGCAGTTATAAACAACGACAAGAACGAAAAGGTTTTGAAAGCTCTCGATGAAATAACAACTTTTATCAAAGAGTATGTTGAAAGAAGCGTGGAAGTATGGGAAATAGATTTCTCTTCACCACATGAAGCTTTTCATGAGATTTCAAAGAGGCTTCTCGATCTAGAAGAATCGAGCATCATAATAGATGTTAGCAGTGGAATGAGGCTCATCGGTATAATAACCCTCGGAGCAGCTATTGCTTCTGTGGATCCCTATAGGCTCCAAATCAGAATATGGACCGAAGATCTGAAGGGTAGATACGATATATCTTTTCTTACTTACATAACTGTCAAGCCATTTTTATCCAGCTTGTCGCTGAGAGTTCTTGACTTGATTTCCAGAAAGGAAGCGCTGACGCTCGACGATATTTCCCGTGAGCTTGGAAAATCGAAGCCAACAGTATTCAGATCAGTGAAGCTACTCAGACAGCTGGGGCTGATAACACCAGAAAAGAGAGGAAGGAAAGATCTGTACAAACTCACACCCAAGGGAATGGTTATTTCCAGAGCTTTCAGGAACGTACTTCCATCTGAAGGAGAAAAAAACCACTCTGATGGCGTTGATTGA
- a CDS encoding helix-turn-helix domain-containing protein: protein MNSGNMSVKDIAKATGCGEKTVVNRISYLKKLGLVERKGRSPLKLTPWGEAAALLSEESRELLEKKS, encoded by the coding sequence TTGAACTCGGGAAACATGAGCGTAAAGGACATCGCTAAGGCTACTGGCTGCGGAGAGAAGACCGTGGTGAACAGGATATCTTACCTGAAAAAGCTCGGACTGGTAGAGAGGAAGGGGAGGAGCCCGCTGAAGCTCACTCCCTGGGGAGAGGCAGCCGCCCTCCTCAGCGAAGAAAGTAGAGAATTATTGGAAAAGAAGTCATAA
- the cas3 gene encoding CRISPR-associated helicase Cas3', translating to MRLLITEFQDFFDPSVPGLGVLRLPTGYGKTELFLQFAEMTCNGNIERAVYVSPLRTLNEDLYRKLAERVPCLRENSDILAREYMERRESPFFHKKVIVTTIDTIGMHLHKIPIPELKALLRGFFKKDFSTRGHYPVSRSNVSESLVFIDEPHLMVLEKGMKQMFYNTLYYLLGTGATVVLASATIPGSMISNAKKLLETTRDMLKIDIKYTECLYGEKCGEADGRDEDFEEKALAKRVSISMSESLDDSLSLAIKRKREGKRVLIILNTRETVLKAQRKLLELGERPILLHGLLSKNDREERTSELLDMYKRGESYIALATSVVEAGIDISSDFMVAELSPLPSLIQRAGRLLRKDEDVDGELVILITERRGPYDAKEVEATKDLLVERLNRVALKAPLGKEGKIGYMKLVEEWDGLMRSDEEHIQYRKDILSLSPRDQPLNINDFLTGELGRRIVSINAFIEGRRGDSVSIPVQDLFAYPKDRLLNEIRNIETCREEGKVLSKEEFINKIEAMLSREKSIEKVNLYLKENCIESISISEDLYADIAYGGR from the coding sequence ATGAGGCTCCTCATAACTGAGTTTCAAGATTTTTTCGATCCCTCCGTGCCAGGACTGGGAGTCCTGAGGCTACCCACAGGTTATGGAAAGACGGAGCTTTTTCTCCAATTTGCAGAGATGACATGCAATGGGAACATAGAGAGGGCTGTTTATGTTTCCCCCCTGAGAACTTTGAATGAGGATCTGTACAGAAAGCTAGCAGAACGGGTCCCCTGTTTGAGGGAGAACTCTGACATCTTAGCGAGGGAATATATGGAGCGCCGAGAGTCGCCTTTTTTCCATAAAAAGGTCATCGTCACGACCATAGACACTATAGGCATGCATTTGCACAAGATTCCAATTCCAGAATTGAAAGCCCTTCTCCGCGGATTCTTCAAGAAGGATTTTTCGACGAGGGGTCACTATCCCGTATCGAGGAGCAACGTGAGCGAGTCTCTAGTGTTCATAGACGAGCCTCATCTGATGGTATTGGAGAAAGGCATGAAGCAAATGTTCTATAACACGCTCTACTATCTTTTGGGGACAGGTGCGACGGTGGTTTTGGCTTCGGCTACGATACCTGGATCCATGATCAGTAATGCGAAGAAGTTGCTGGAAACGACCAGGGATATGCTGAAAATTGATATAAAGTATACAGAGTGCTTATATGGAGAAAAGTGCGGGGAAGCGGACGGCAGAGATGAAGATTTCGAAGAAAAAGCTCTTGCCAAGAGAGTGAGCATATCAATGAGCGAAAGTTTGGATGATTCTCTCTCTTTGGCAATTAAGAGAAAGAGAGAGGGAAAAAGGGTCCTCATAATACTGAATACCAGGGAAACAGTATTGAAAGCTCAGAGAAAGCTATTAGAATTGGGAGAAAGGCCCATACTTCTTCACGGTCTCCTCTCGAAGAACGATAGAGAAGAGAGAACTTCGGAGCTCTTGGATATGTACAAGAGGGGAGAAAGCTATATAGCACTGGCGACTAGCGTTGTAGAGGCTGGAATCGATATTAGCAGCGATTTCATGGTTGCCGAACTGTCTCCTCTCCCCAGCTTGATACAGAGGGCAGGCAGGCTCCTGAGGAAGGATGAAGATGTGGATGGAGAGCTGGTGATACTGATTACAGAAAGACGAGGACCCTATGATGCAAAAGAAGTTGAGGCGACGAAAGACCTGTTAGTTGAGAGGCTCAATAGGGTCGCACTCAAAGCACCATTGGGGAAAGAGGGAAAAATAGGCTATATGAAGCTAGTAGAAGAGTGGGATGGTCTGATGAGAAGCGACGAGGAGCACATCCAATATAGAAAGGACATACTATCGCTCTCTCCGCGAGATCAACCTCTAAACATCAATGATTTCTTAACTGGAGAGCTCGGAAGAAGGATAGTTAGCATAAATGCTTTTATCGAGGGGAGGAGAGGAGACAGCGTTTCTATACCTGTTCAGGATCTCTTCGCATACCCTAAAGATAGGCTCTTGAACGAAATTCGCAACATCGAAACTTGCAGAGAGGAGGGGAAGGTGTTGAGTAAAGAAGAGTTTATAAATAAGATTGAAGCTATGCTCAGTAGAGAGAAAAGTATAGAAAAAGTTAACCTTTATTTGAAAGAGAACTGCATCGAGTCCATTAGCATATCAGAAGATTTATATGCGGACATCGCTTACGGTGGACGATAA
- the cas7a gene encoding type I-A CRISPR-associated protein Cas7/Csa2: MVYIYISGRVIANAEALNMTETIGNVSKHRRVPYIMKTSEGYRVIYVPAISGESLGHAFQSNLVEAAKLIYEKEKINPPPIDQWAMRNEMIKFSDKKHITDSLKEILEQAKSNKGSKKTVEDFQHEFERVAIKESLVADIGGFMLAEELPIRRTSLFYVGYATPIEDAVAESVIEAQMHTRQIASKEEIEEKTEEEIKEKTEKEERKRKSQMIYYVEVASTVYGISFFLDVSNIGKTSMIRKEDVVDNAEKLRRVKTALLALSLTFGAQQFGAKRSRFNPILSVESLVGVVSHPVPIAPVPPQKKRYIEETIKKVEKTADLMKNLELEFWKDVIVYGEKVEGVKSTETPEEFFKELTRIVLSRLGAEGP, from the coding sequence ATGGTATACATATACATTTCAGGAAGAGTTATTGCAAACGCTGAGGCACTGAATATGACAGAGACCATTGGAAACGTTTCAAAGCATCGGCGAGTTCCATATATAATGAAGACGTCGGAGGGGTACAGAGTCATATATGTTCCAGCAATCAGCGGAGAAAGTCTAGGACATGCATTTCAATCGAACTTAGTCGAAGCGGCAAAACTGATATACGAAAAGGAAAAGATCAATCCTCCACCGATCGACCAATGGGCAATGAGGAACGAGATGATAAAGTTCTCCGATAAAAAACACATAACTGACTCTCTGAAAGAAATCCTCGAACAAGCGAAATCAAATAAAGGAAGCAAAAAAACTGTGGAAGATTTCCAACATGAGTTTGAAAGGGTCGCCATCAAGGAAAGCCTTGTCGCCGATATTGGAGGTTTCATGCTTGCCGAAGAACTTCCAATCAGAAGGACCAGCCTCTTTTATGTTGGGTATGCGACCCCCATAGAAGATGCTGTAGCTGAATCGGTGATAGAAGCTCAAATGCACACCAGACAGATAGCTTCTAAAGAGGAAATAGAAGAGAAAACAGAAGAGGAAATAAAAGAGAAAACAGAGAAAGAGGAGAGAAAGAGAAAGTCGCAGATGATCTATTACGTTGAAGTAGCCTCCACTGTATATGGGATCTCATTCTTCCTTGATGTTTCGAATATCGGAAAAACGAGCATGATAAGAAAAGAGGATGTTGTAGATAATGCTGAAAAGCTCAGGAGAGTAAAAACGGCGCTCTTAGCCTTATCACTTACATTTGGAGCGCAGCAGTTCGGAGCGAAGAGGAGCAGGTTCAATCCAATATTGAGTGTAGAGAGCCTAGTTGGAGTAGTAAGTCACCCTGTTCCCATAGCACCCGTGCCCCCCCAGAAAAAGAGATACATAGAAGAAACCATTAAGAAGGTGGAAAAAACTGCCGACTTGATGAAAAATCTTGAACTGGAGTTCTGGAAGGATGTGATAGTCTACGGAGAAAAAGTCGAAGGGGTGAAGTCAACAGAAACGCCCGAGGAGTTCTTCAAAGAATTAACGAGAATCGTGTTGAGTCGTTTAGGTGCAGAGGGTCCATGA
- the cas6 gene encoding CRISPR system precrRNA processing endoribonuclease RAMP protein Cas6: protein MLKKVNAIVEEFLRTRSLIRISYRVKSRDFIMLPPLSSNLLKAAVASSEDLHNIWEMYAESKRPRKVLYKALRLPGSGGRLVALEGKKGLLHMDPDKFYEAEIVLISDSNALMSYLPKPYVSVKTPYGEVELEVTTIDIIREVPASTAGSVRVRFLTPTILSKKIATPPWLSKRASALKDSYSLLPTPGLLAGSVLKNLLEHLGEIGKKDQRVPYMALRFFDLFVEEVDHELKPVTVLLGKDDKGNMRRGRGIIGWINYRAMNEGVAGAFVRLLKIAEIVGVGKSRGIGLGEISLFLDS from the coding sequence ATGCTCAAAAAAGTGAACGCGATTGTAGAGGAGTTCTTGAGAACGAGAAGCCTGATTAGAATAAGCTACAGGGTCAAGTCGAGAGACTTCATAATGCTTCCGCCATTGAGCTCGAACCTGCTCAAAGCCGCGGTAGCATCTTCGGAAGATCTGCACAATATATGGGAAATGTATGCTGAATCGAAGAGACCTAGAAAAGTGCTCTACAAGGCACTCAGGCTTCCTGGCAGCGGAGGGAGGCTTGTAGCTCTCGAGGGGAAAAAGGGTCTCCTTCATATGGATCCTGATAAGTTCTATGAGGCGGAGATCGTCCTGATATCTGATAGCAATGCATTGATGAGTTACCTTCCGAAGCCATATGTCTCGGTCAAAACTCCCTATGGCGAAGTTGAGCTAGAGGTGACCACGATCGACATCATACGGGAAGTTCCTGCTTCAACAGCGGGATCCGTGAGGGTGAGATTCCTAACTCCGACGATATTGAGCAAGAAGATAGCAACACCGCCATGGCTCTCGAAGAGAGCTTCTGCTCTGAAGGATAGCTATTCCCTGTTACCAACTCCTGGTTTGCTCGCGGGCAGCGTCTTGAAGAACCTGCTAGAGCACTTGGGTGAAATAGGCAAAAAGGATCAAAGGGTCCCCTACATGGCGCTTCGCTTCTTTGACCTGTTCGTAGAAGAGGTCGATCACGAGCTCAAACCTGTCACTGTTTTGCTTGGAAAGGATGATAAGGGAAATATGAGGAGAGGCAGGGGAATAATCGGTTGGATCAACTACAGGGCAATGAACGAGGGGGTTGCTGGAGCTTTTGTTAGATTACTTAAGATCGCGGAGATAGTTGGGGTAGGGAAAAGCAGGGGAATAGGACTGGGAGAGATCTCCCTTTTCCTTGACTCTTAA
- the cas1 gene encoding CRISPR-associated endonuclease Cas1, with amino-acid sequence MRLLVITGYGKRLSVEGKVFKIEDRNKSSSKVNPADIESIVIESSGVSITSAAIELASMAGIPIFIIRGRGSPTVISPIYSVKTAETRRKQYSATTGKSGCTLAKSLVRSKISNQAECLRNLNRYFNDEDVRKEVEKLRENSKRAQELQCSENWSSQLRQIESSAARAYWGSLAVFLPESIGFDGRDVDSGDAFNCSLNYIYALLYSECFKKLSIAGLDPYGGIYHVDKAGRMSLVYDFSDPVKPFLDYSLTKERQLLLNIKVSDGVLDEDARKNIILLYDGARKSKVRIYDKTSVTFQEALTSFAFNLAESFRKSEEARMDMSMKW; translated from the coding sequence TTGAGGCTGCTTGTTATAACCGGCTATGGGAAAAGACTCTCTGTCGAAGGAAAGGTCTTCAAGATTGAAGATAGGAATAAGAGCTCTTCGAAGGTAAATCCAGCAGATATTGAGAGCATAGTAATTGAATCGAGTGGAGTGAGCATAACTTCCGCAGCAATAGAGCTCGCCTCGATGGCCGGAATACCCATATTTATAATCAGAGGAAGGGGATCCCCCACCGTGATATCTCCGATATACTCCGTGAAGACCGCTGAGACCAGAAGGAAACAGTACTCTGCTACGACGGGAAAATCCGGCTGCACCCTCGCCAAGAGCCTCGTCAGATCTAAGATATCGAACCAGGCTGAGTGCCTGAGAAATCTGAACCGATACTTCAACGATGAAGATGTGAGGAAGGAGGTGGAAAAGCTCAGGGAAAACTCGAAGAGGGCGCAGGAGCTTCAGTGCTCGGAAAATTGGAGTTCTCAACTGAGACAGATCGAATCGAGCGCCGCGAGGGCTTACTGGGGGAGCTTGGCAGTATTCCTCCCAGAATCTATCGGCTTCGATGGAAGAGATGTGGATTCGGGAGATGCGTTCAATTGCTCTCTGAACTACATCTATGCTCTCCTATACAGTGAATGTTTCAAGAAGCTATCGATAGCTGGTCTTGATCCTTACGGAGGGATATATCACGTCGATAAGGCGGGAAGGATGAGCTTAGTCTACGACTTCTCCGATCCGGTTAAGCCATTTCTCGATTACAGCCTAACTAAGGAGAGACAACTCCTCCTCAACATCAAGGTCTCAGATGGAGTCCTGGATGAAGATGCCAGAAAGAATATAATTCTTCTGTACGATGGGGCGAGGAAATCTAAAGTCAGAATCTACGACAAGACGAGCGTAACTTTTCAGGAAGCCCTCACATCTTTTGCCTTCAATCTAGCTGAGAGCTTCAGAAAAAGCGAGGAGGCCAGGATGGATATGTCGATGAAGTGGTGA
- the cas4 gene encoding CRISPR-associated protein Cas4, with product MKELKGSISLSLIRNLPYCERMVWFKLNSDIEEPPTPSMILSSERHRDLKRIAESLMLPQPMQFNKKLCHPQIPVCGSPDIISGEERKIIVEYKHFSRERGDFQDFRAQLLTYGWLVQEVEGRVWKLVLMVGREVVWEQEYSYELHISARHLVERLLKILDSPTPPSASYGGKCSYCFFKSVCSSSNQPAEIL from the coding sequence ATGAAAGAGCTGAAGGGCAGCATAAGCTTGAGCCTAATAAGGAACCTACCATATTGCGAGAGAATGGTCTGGTTCAAGTTAAACTCAGATATAGAGGAACCTCCAACCCCCTCGATGATTCTATCGAGCGAGAGGCACAGGGATCTCAAGAGAATCGCGGAGAGCCTCATGCTACCTCAGCCCATGCAATTCAACAAGAAGCTATGCCATCCTCAAATTCCCGTCTGCGGTTCGCCCGACATCATTTCTGGGGAAGAGAGGAAGATCATAGTCGAGTACAAGCATTTTTCCAGGGAGAGAGGCGACTTCCAAGACTTCAGAGCCCAGCTGCTGACATACGGCTGGTTAGTTCAAGAAGTGGAGGGGAGAGTCTGGAAGCTAGTCCTCATGGTGGGAAGAGAAGTTGTCTGGGAGCAGGAATACAGTTACGAACTTCACATCAGCGCGAGGCATCTCGTAGAAAGACTCCTGAAGATTTTGGACTCTCCTACACCTCCAAGCGCGAGCTATGGGGGAAAGTGCTCATACTGCTTCTTCAAGTCAGTATGCTCCTCTTCCAACCAGCCTGCCGAAATTTTATGA
- a CDS encoding putative CRISPR-associated protein, which yields MSEKKYHVIVTVGTSILRNTSSEDTERACSDPKSQKCLEFLVKKLNFDPSKVSAEVNSMRTYLNEKERKIASVTLLASDTDEGKVCAEALRSFFEDREIKAEVMVVEKLGKAFEVGTSNLMDAIAKAVATARKEGLEIILNLTGGYKAESAIAYVSALLLSVDKVLYIHETLRVPVELPALPLSIKGEELDRLSRLTELNPYCKDWLEAGFNVREIEDLVDKGLVEMDGGKCKVRDIVKEILKIYES from the coding sequence TTGAGCGAGAAAAAGTACCATGTAATTGTAACCGTAGGGACAAGCATACTCAGGAACACCTCTTCGGAGGATACGGAAAGAGCCTGCAGCGATCCGAAAAGCCAAAAGTGCCTTGAATTTCTGGTCAAGAAGCTGAATTTTGATCCGAGTAAGGTGAGCGCAGAAGTAAACTCCATGCGAACATATCTGAATGAGAAAGAGCGGAAAATAGCTAGCGTGACTCTTCTGGCGAGCGATACGGATGAGGGGAAAGTGTGCGCGGAGGCCCTCCGAAGCTTCTTCGAAGATCGTGAAATAAAGGCGGAAGTGATGGTCGTAGAAAAGTTAGGTAAAGCCTTCGAAGTGGGTACTTCGAACCTTATGGATGCGATAGCGAAGGCAGTCGCAACTGCAAGAAAGGAGGGGCTCGAAATCATCTTGAACTTGACAGGTGGATATAAGGCCGAATCGGCCATCGCCTACGTTTCAGCGCTCCTCCTCAGCGTTGATAAGGTCTTATACATTCACGAGACCCTGAGGGTCCCAGTGGAATTGCCCGCCCTCCCGTTATCTATAAAGGGAGAAGAGCTCGATAGGCTCAGTAGGCTCACCGAGCTGAACCCTTATTGCAAAGATTGGCTCGAAGCAGGGTTCAACGTCAGAGAGATCGAGGACCTCGTTGACAAAGGTCTTGTGGAGATGGATGGAGGAAAGTGCAAAGTGAGGGATATAGTGAAGGAAATCCTGAAAATATATGAAAGTTAA
- the cas4a gene encoding type I-A CRISPR-associated protein Cas4/Csa1, producing MMQMLFSLVKDVPKRLYWLRSNDPVPEDLRGWSYHTYPVRPRAYFGLGVSEVAYKYCETFRDLWMRRKEYVRGEVLESSPLYMGKLIHSLMNYAFRDASEIVSRNLGPLESIRRAQELSRKRASELTKSYYRKAMEFYMTMVLSAISTLWIQQSLTNDPLSYISIKTEFVIDGTPVGLSNTLRVDAYHEGGVIIEYKLGNPDPLLTERHSVGLAGYALAIESSLDIPIDYGAIVYISELSRRPSIKVFPVYISSLYRKKFLENRDEAIEVLMRATPPPRSGNCYQYCPFFKACNGGERS from the coding sequence ATGATGCAGATGCTCTTTTCTCTGGTGAAGGATGTTCCCAAGAGGCTGTATTGGCTCAGGAGCAATGATCCTGTTCCCGAGGACTTGAGAGGATGGAGCTATCATACCTACCCGGTCAGGCCCAGAGCCTATTTCGGATTGGGGGTGAGCGAAGTAGCGTACAAGTACTGTGAAACCTTCAGAGATCTGTGGATGCGGAGGAAGGAGTATGTCAGGGGGGAAGTGCTCGAGAGCTCTCCTCTTTACATGGGAAAACTCATCCATTCGCTCATGAACTATGCTTTCAGGGATGCTTCAGAAATAGTGAGCAGAAATCTCGGTCCTCTGGAATCCATTAGAAGGGCTCAGGAGCTGTCCAGAAAAAGGGCCTCTGAGCTCACGAAGAGCTATTATAGGAAGGCTATGGAATTCTACATGACTATGGTGCTCTCGGCGATCAGCACACTCTGGATACAGCAATCTCTGACTAACGATCCTCTCTCTTACATATCGATCAAGACCGAATTCGTCATCGATGGTACGCCTGTAGGTTTGAGCAACACTCTGAGGGTCGATGCATATCACGAAGGAGGAGTGATAATCGAGTACAAGCTGGGAAATCCAGATCCTTTGCTGACTGAGAGGCATTCTGTCGGACTCGCAGGATATGCTCTCGCCATCGAGAGCTCTCTCGACATCCCAATAGACTACGGCGCAATCGTCTATATCAGCGAACTTTCCAGGAGACCATCGATAAAGGTCTTTCCCGTTTACATCTCATCCCTATATCGCAAAAAGTTCTTGGAGAACAGGGACGAAGCGATAGAGGTTCTCATGAGGGCAACACCGCCTCCGAGAAGCGGCAACTGCTATCAGTACTGCCCCTTCTTCAAGGCGTGCAACGGAGGGGAGAGGAGTTGA
- the cas2 gene encoding CRISPR-associated endonuclease Cas2 translates to MGFYIIVYDIGDQGKRQRVVEILEKWGLRRIQRSAFVGYVQEGRAKDIAREIEMTIDLEKDVVHIVQIERKEWNRAIVVGTSKWSAGSPEGSVVLR, encoded by the coding sequence TTGGGCTTCTATATAATCGTCTATGACATAGGAGATCAGGGCAAGAGACAGAGGGTCGTGGAGATCCTTGAAAAGTGGGGGCTGAGAAGAATACAGAGGAGCGCGTTCGTGGGATACGTGCAGGAGGGAAGAGCGAAGGATATCGCGAGAGAGATAGAGATGACGATCGATTTGGAGAAAGATGTGGTCCACATAGTCCAAATAGAGAGGAAAGAATGGAATCGGGCTATTGTGGTGGGAACGAGCAAATGGAGCGCCGGATCTCCCGAAGGATCGGTGGTCTTGAGATGA
- the cas5a gene encoding type I-A CRISPR-associated protein Cas5a yields the protein MTQNKPFFLKVNFLPVSSAVNFGIITATKSRTSFRLPPPTTLIGALSYPLAKLKNFPESSEDYMPKLLSSSLRGVYFRSGLSLLPYSTVTKMWFYKKNERELKSDAFAYQRLYVSGESDLSVIYLFDEDAASRNLGHRWKEEVIAASFSMVRLGDKESLISPTKVSYGVAEEICNKEFVTDYTVPLTQIGLKVESFDGGVVEIVEHYDWRKMSGPTSMGMPTIKVAFAYDGSVFTQKKLRVYSDRDICAYAIEENEIKLIEW from the coding sequence ATGACTCAGAATAAACCCTTTTTTCTAAAAGTTAATTTTTTGCCCGTATCCTCAGCGGTGAATTTCGGAATAATTACGGCTACAAAGAGCAGGACATCTTTCAGGTTACCGCCACCAACTACGCTGATTGGGGCACTTTCCTACCCATTGGCAAAATTGAAGAACTTTCCAGAATCGAGCGAAGACTACATGCCGAAGTTGCTGTCTTCTTCGCTCAGAGGAGTGTATTTCAGAAGCGGTCTATCGCTGCTTCCTTATAGCACTGTGACGAAAATGTGGTTCTACAAGAAGAATGAAAGAGAACTTAAGAGCGATGCTTTCGCCTACCAGAGGCTCTATGTCAGCGGAGAGTCAGATCTTTCCGTCATATATCTGTTCGATGAGGATGCTGCCTCGAGGAATCTGGGACACCGATGGAAGGAGGAAGTTATAGCTGCATCTTTCTCCATGGTAAGATTGGGAGACAAAGAATCTCTCATTTCTCCAACAAAGGTCTCTTATGGAGTAGCTGAAGAAATATGCAATAAGGAATTCGTGACCGATTACACTGTTCCCCTTACACAGATTGGTCTCAAGGTAGAGAGTTTTGATGGAGGAGTGGTTGAAATCGTCGAGCATTACGATTGGAGGAAAATGTCAGGTCCCACGTCGATGGGGATGCCGACAATTAAGGTGGCTTTCGCATACGACGGCAGCGTTTTCACGCAGAAGAAGCTCAGGGTATATTCGGATAGAGATATCTGCGCATACGCTATCGAGGAGAATGAGATAAAGCTGATAGAATGGTGA